A stretch of Porites lutea chromosome 5, jaPorLute2.1, whole genome shotgun sequence DNA encodes these proteins:
- the LOC140936406 gene encoding tRNA (adenine(37)-N6)-methyltransferase-like, translating to MADQSTICLARSVEVARRELNNLRRDLNSMKKMFIQKFKEVKELIEKGGTCCRNEACKNPQIWHNQEQRVFHSDMRPIGFVESCFKEKNGIPRQPSVCPSAKAKLCVTVEGFTNPEHSLEGLEKFSHVWVIFLFHKNTNKAIKAKVKPPRLDGGKVGVFASRSPHRPNPIGLTLAKLNGIIGNTLLLSAIDLLHGTPVLDIKPYVPDYDQPLAVDSKGKVESESSTFSNNQDVLQMQETVNELSPNSVFEEVNQWHETPNLENLESKARSTNIAEWIRNPPVKELNVKFSVEAVAQVNHFHGNLSQEEDSQSDELAGDANNPVYLQRCNCTSKPEELLKSFDCKRNCKNGTGSDSIVYSTERDCSNIDEISSDEKDTEVINNSKDDVLERVFTASSPVVSENDNETVQEKVGETSTPLCHGEVPQPLGPCIYQLKMLSSPEEAKQAITDILKADPRSVYRRNHCQDQLYRFSIDTMNITCKFEDSSVEVLQIEPVYFREQDKNYRD from the exons ATGGCGGACCAATCGACGATTTGTTTGGCGAGAAGTGTTGAAGTGGCAAGAAGAGAACTCAATAATCTACGGCGTGATTTAAATTCCATGAAAAAGATGTTTATTCAAAAGTTTAAGGAAGTTAAAGAATTGATCGAAAAAG GAGGGACCTGCTGTAGAAATGAAGCTTGCAAGAACCCCCAAATATGGCATAATCAAGAACAAAGAGTATTTCATTCAGATATGAGACCAATTGGCTTTGTTGAATCATGCTTCAAGGAGAAGAATGGGATTCCCAGACAACCAAGTGTGTGCCCATCAGCGAAGGCAAAGTTGTGTGTGACTGTGGAAGGATTTACCAACCCTGAACACTCTTTAGAAGGATTGGAGAAGTTTTCACATGTGTG ggtcatttttttgtttcacaagAACACCAACAAAGCCATCAAAGCAAAAGTCAAACCACCTCGTTTAGATGGAGGAAAGGTAGGGGTGTTTGCATCTCGCAGTCCTCACAGGCCCAACCCTATTGGACTAACATTGGCAAAGCTCAATGGCATCATTGGCAACACGTTGTTATTGTCTGCTATAGATCTACTACATGGAACTCCAGTACTCGATATCAAACCTTACGTCCCAGACTACGATCAGCCATTAGCTGTCGACAGCAAGGGGAAAGTGGAATCTGAAAGCAGCACTTTCTCCAATAACCAAGATGTCTTACAAATGCAAGAAACAGTGAATGAACTTTCACCGAACTCTGTTTTTGAAGAAGTTAACCAATGGCATGAAACACCAAATCTAGAAAACCTGGAATCTAAGGCAAGATCAACAAATATTGCGGAATGGATAAGGAATCCCCCTGTTAAGGAACTGAATGTTAAATTCTCTGTTGAGGCCGTAGCGCAAGTCAACCATTTCCATGGTAACTTGTCACAAGAGGAGGACTCACAATCTGATGAATTAGCTGGGGATGCTAATAACCCAGTGTACTTACAGAGGTGTAATTGCACTTCAAAACCTGAAGAGTTATTAAAGAGCTTTGACTGTAAGAGGAATTGTAAGAACGGAACCGGCAGTGACAGTATAGTTTATTCAACTGAAAGGGATTGTAGTAATATTGATGAAATTTCTTCGGATGAGAAAGACACCGAGGTGATTAACAATTCCAAAGATGATGTTTTAGAAAGAGTGTTCACTGCTTCTAGCCCTGTTGTAAGCGAAAACGATAACGAAACTGTACAAGAAAAAGTAGGTGAAACTTCTACCCCTTTATGTCATGGCGAAGTTCCGCAGCCTCTCGGCCCGTGCATATATCAACTAAAAATGCTCTCGTCGCCAGAGGAGGCAAAGCAAGCCATAACCGATATTCTGAAAGCAGATCCCAGGTCAGTATACAGACGGAACCATTGTCAAGATCAGTTATATCGCTTTAGCATTGATACAATGAATATTACTTGTAAATTTGAGGACTCCTCGGTTGAGGTTTTACAAATAGAACCTGTGTACTTCAGAGAACAGGACAAAAACTACCGCGATTAA
- the LOC140936407 gene encoding large ribosomal subunit protein mL37-like codes for MAANLLDKRVTSKLLFIRHTTLLIRRKFCAVVVQEENEGHQTGIPLIIAPHVIRRAFIVHPSTKEINASLKYQWFTKTKLYEGLPSSLSDVDRYFPAEEYEVVKEPFRISVLQNYGFRKEATNDRKNERSQELLKLGVMQDLLRFGWSFADRYPHLNDCFLDFEPKIKIHWVRHHNFYQLEHKRPKPAYIIRAKEPAPLFEPDIERTCLEDLPGPFDNYSLGVYRHPIVHLQNNPGFQNTALNKYPYNHMLFLTNTFNLTYEQQQAFGIMSMFSSLVSLAMNDGVQMGQHLEKPLVTKCAITDGIQFTFMCYQLNTLSLQEDSGIKNCAWSSPSMTLFTKQEKTAARLWSVLYESLGRTDEVAGFNDECFKTFLAFLCQN; via the exons ATGGCCGCCAATTTGTTAGATAAGCGTGTGACAAGCAAACTGCTCTTTATCCGCCATACAACTCTTCTTATTCGGCGAAAATTTTGCGCAGTTGTTGTGCAAGAAGAAAACGAAGGTCATCAGACAGGAATTCCGTTGATCATAGCTCCACACGTAATAAGAAGGGCGTTCATAGTGCATCCTTCAACTAAAGAAATCAACGCAAGTTTGAAGTACCAATGGTTtacgaaaacaaaattatatgaGGGTCTGCCCTCTTCCCTCTCAGATGTAGACAGGTACTTCCCGGCTGAAGAATATGAAGTCGTAAAAGAGCCATTCAGGATTTCAGTGTTGCAGAATTATGGATTCCGCAAAGAAGCTACTAATGATCGCAAAAACGAACGGAGTCAGGAGCTTCTTAAACTTGGTGTTATGCAAGATTTGTTGAGATTTGGCTGGTCATTTGCTGATCGTTACCCTCATTTGAATGACTGCTTCCTCGACTttgaaccaaaaataaagattcATTGGGTCAGGCATCATAACTTTTACCAGTTGGAGCATAAAAGACCAAAACCAGCTTACATAATCCGAGCAAAGGAACCGGCACCTTTATTTGAACCAG ATATTGAAAGAACATGTCTTGAGGACCTGCCTGGACCCTTTGATAACTATAGTCTTGGTGTGTACCGTCATCCCATTGTTCATCTACAGAACAACCCAGGGTTCCAGAACACTGCCTTGAACAAGTACCCTTACAATCACATGTTGTTTTTGACAAACACTTTTAACTTGACTTATGAACAGCAACAAGCTTTTGGAATAATGAGTATGTTCAGCTCACTGGTTTCCTTGGCGATGAATGATGGCGTCCAGATGGGTCAACACCTGGAGAAACCACTCGTCACAAAGTGTGCGATTACTGATGGAATTCAGTTCACATTCATGTGTTATCAACTGAACACACTCTCCCTTCAAGAGGATAGTGGAATCAAAAACTGTGCATGGTCTTCTCCAAGCATGACACTTTTTACTAAGCAGGAGAAAACAGCTGCTCGATTGTGGTCTGTTTTATATGAGAGTCTTGGAAGGACTGATGAAGTTGCTGGATTTAATGATGAATGTTTCAAGACATTCCTGGCATTCCTCTGCCAAAATTAA